The genomic interval TCGGCACGACGTCGTTCACGCTCCGGCACGAGATCCACCGGGCCGGCGACGGCCAGCTGTGCGCCGTCCTCACCATCACCTACGTCGCCGCCGGTCTCGCCGAGCGGACCAAGCGAGACCTCCCGCTTCCGCTGCGTCGCGCGCTGGAGCAGGATCGATCGCAGCGCCCCTCCTGACGTGATATCTTGACGTCAAGATAAATCGGACGAAGAAGTCGACAGCATCGAAGGAGCCTGCAGTGGCCAGCACGAACAGCTTCAACGCCCACGGTGAGCTGAAGGTCGGTGACAGCTCCTACGAGGTGTACCGACTTTCCGCGGTCGAGGGCGCCGAGACCCTCCCGTACAGCCTCAAGGTGCTGCTCGAGAACCTCCTGCGCACCGAGGACGGCGCCAACATCACGGCCGACCACATCCGCGCGCTCGGCGGATGGGACGAGAACGCCGACCCCGACACCGAGATCCAGTTCACGCCCGCCCGCGTGATCATGCAGGACTTCACCGGTGTGCCCTGTGTCGTCGACCTGGCCACGATGCGCGAGGCCGTCGCCGACCTCGGCGGCGACCCGACGAAGATCAACCCGCTCAGCCCGGCCGAGCTCGTCATCGACCACTCGGTGATCATCGACGTCTTCGGCCGCAAGGACGCCTTCGAGAAGAACGTCGAGATCGAGTACGAGCGCAACGGCGAGCGCTACCAGTTCCTGCGCTGGGGCCAGACCGCGTTCGAGGACTTCAAGGTCGTCCCCCCGGGCACCGGCATCGTCCACCAGGTCAACATCGAGCACCTCGCCCGCACCGTCATGGTGCGTGACGGCGTCGCCTACCCCGACACCTGCGTCGGCACCGACTCGCACACGACGATGGTCAACGGCCTCGGCGTGCTGGGCTGGGGCGTCGGCGGCATCGAGGCCGAGGCCGCGATGCTCGGCCAGCCGGTCTCGATGCTCATCCCGCGGGTCGTCGGCTTCAAGCTCTCCGGCTCGATCCCCTCCGGCGCCACCGCCACCGACGTCGTCCTGACCATCACCGAGATGCTGCGCAAGCACGGTGTCGTCGGCAAGTTCGTCGAGTTCTACGGCGAGGGCGTCGCGCAGGTGCCGCTGGCCAACCGCGCCACCATCGGCAACATGAGCCCCGAGTTCGGCTCCACCTGCGCCATCTTCCCGATCGACGACGTGACCCTCGAGTACCTGCGCCTCACCGGCCGCTCGGAGGAGTCCGTCGCGCTCGTCGAGGCGTATGCCAAGGAGCAGGGCATGTGGCTCGACGCGTCGACGCAGGCGCGCTACAGCGAGTACCTCGAGCTCGACCTGTCCACCGTCGTCCCGTCGATCGCCGGCCCGAAGCGCCCGCAGGACCGCATCGCCCTGACGGATGCCAAGTCCGCGTTCCGCAAGGTGCTCCCGACCTACGTCTCCCACTCCGAGGGCGACCCCGGCGCTGCCGCCAGCTTCCCGGCGAGCGACCCGACGGCTCCCTCGGGCGTCTCGGTGGACCGCAACAACGGTGGTGACAAGCCGGCCGACACGGGTGACGCCAGCAACCGTCCCTCGCGCAAGGTCACGGTCACCACGGCTGAGGGTGCGTCGTTCGAGATCGACCACGGCATCGTGTCGATCGCCTCGATCACGAGCTGCACCAACACGTCCAACCCGTCCGTCATGATGGCCGCCGCGATGCTGGCCAAGAACGCCGTCGACCGCGGGCTCACCGTGGCCCCGTGGGTCAAGACCTCGATGGCGCCCGGTTCCAAGGTGGTCACCGACTACTACGAGAAGGCCGGCATGTGGCCCTACCTGGAGAAGCTCGGCTTCCACCTCGTGGGCTACGGCTGCACCACCTGCATCGGCAACTCGGGCCCGCTGTCGGACGAGATCTCCAAAGCCATCAACGACAACGACCTCGCGGTCGTGTCGGTGCTCTCCGGCAACCGCAACTTCGAGGGCCGGATCAACCCCGACGTGAAGATGAACTACCTCGCGTCGCCGCCGCTGGTCATCGCCTACGCCCTCGCGGGCACGATGGACTTCGACTTCGAGTCCGAGCCGCTCGGCCAGGACACCGACGGCAAGGACGTCTTCCTCAAGGACATCTGGCCCACCCCGGACGACGTCGAGCACACGATCG from Phycicoccus sp. M110.8 carries:
- a CDS encoding aconitate hydratase, producing MASTNSFNAHGELKVGDSSYEVYRLSAVEGAETLPYSLKVLLENLLRTEDGANITADHIRALGGWDENADPDTEIQFTPARVIMQDFTGVPCVVDLATMREAVADLGGDPTKINPLSPAELVIDHSVIIDVFGRKDAFEKNVEIEYERNGERYQFLRWGQTAFEDFKVVPPGTGIVHQVNIEHLARTVMVRDGVAYPDTCVGTDSHTTMVNGLGVLGWGVGGIEAEAAMLGQPVSMLIPRVVGFKLSGSIPSGATATDVVLTITEMLRKHGVVGKFVEFYGEGVAQVPLANRATIGNMSPEFGSTCAIFPIDDVTLEYLRLTGRSEESVALVEAYAKEQGMWLDASTQARYSEYLELDLSTVVPSIAGPKRPQDRIALTDAKSAFRKVLPTYVSHSEGDPGAAASFPASDPTAPSGVSVDRNNGGDKPADTGDASNRPSRKVTVTTAEGASFEIDHGIVSIASITSCTNTSNPSVMMAAAMLAKNAVDRGLTVAPWVKTSMAPGSKVVTDYYEKAGMWPYLEKLGFHLVGYGCTTCIGNSGPLSDEISKAINDNDLAVVSVLSGNRNFEGRINPDVKMNYLASPPLVIAYALAGTMDFDFESEPLGQDTDGKDVFLKDIWPTPDDVEHTIAQSINQEMFTKDYADVFAGDERWQSLPTPEGKTFDWADDSTYVRKPPYFDGMQMETTPVEDIAGARVLAKLGDSVTTDHISPAGSIKADSPAGKYLAEHGVERKDFNSYGSRRGNHEVMIRGTFANIRLKNLLLDGVEGGFTRNFLAGGEQTTIYDASAAYQEAGVPLVILAGKEYGSGSSRDWAAKGTRLLGVKAVIAESYERIHRSNLIGMGVIPLQFPQGESAESLGLDGTETFSIAGITELNEGRTPKTVKVRAEKDGGEPVEFDAVVRIDTPGEADYYRNGGILQYVLRSLVNG